The Lolium rigidum isolate FL_2022 chromosome 1, APGP_CSIRO_Lrig_0.1, whole genome shotgun sequence region tggatatgttttcttcttcctctatgtcgtactcgtcgtccgatgaatcGCATGAAATCTACAAATTTACATATGAAATGACTTCACTACTACTAGCTTTTAGCAAaaaaatcgagaaaatgttgtCGGCCGGTGGAGgcgcataccttgcgagcaaaccGGCGAGCATCTTGGTTGCGCCATGTTGAAAGTAGGCACGACTACGACATGGACGCCGCTCGAGCGCGCCGCTAGCAAGAGGAGGAAGGTGAGGTGCCGTCGGAAGCGCCGACCTTGCGCCCGTcggtggtggcggcgacggcTCGGTACAGCGCGGCGGAGCGGTCAAAACTGCCGAGAGGAGGCGCGGGGGAGGCAGATATGCGGCGTGGCGGGGAACtcgagcggaggcggcggcgaaatCGACCGACGCATGTGAAATCGCGCAGTCAATAAGATGGAAGTGTCCGGGGAATGGGACCCAATTGTCATCCAAAGCCTGGATGGCTATAGAGTAGAGAGTAGACCGTCGTTGGCTCGCCCACCCCACGGCCAACGCCGCCATCCATGCAGTAGTGTCCCAATGCACAGAGCGCGTGCTCCCGCCACCGTCGCCTCTCGCGCCCTCGTCCGCGACAACCAGCGCATAACCGCTCTCGCCCGAGCCGGCGacctcgccgccgcgcgccgggTGTTCGACGCCATGCCCCGCCGCGACGTCGTCTCCTGGAACGCGCTCCTCACCGCGCTCTGGCGCGGCGGCCGCGACCTCCCCgcggcgcgccgcctcttcgacgaCATGCCGTCCCGCAACGTCATCTCCTGGAACTCCGTCGTCGCCGGCTGCCTCGCGCACGGCGAcctgcccgccgcctccgcctactTCGCGCGAACGCCGCGTCGCAACGTGGCCTCCTGGAACGCCATGCTGGCCGGGCTCGTTCGGCTCGGCCGCATGGAAGACGCGCGGAGGCTGTTCGGCGAAATGCCCGAGAGGAACGTGGTGTCGTTCACCACCATGGTGGACGGCCTGGCCCGGCGTGGGGAGGTGGCGAGGGCGCGTGAGGTGTTTGAGGAAATGCCCGAGAGGAACTTGGTGTCATGGGCAGCGATGATCAGTGGGTACGTTGAGAACGGCATGTTTGGCGAGGCAAGGAAGCTGTTTGAAGCGATGCCAGAGAAGAATGTTGTGGCGTGCACGGCCATGATCACTGGCTATTGCAAGGAAGGAGACGTGGAGAGTGCCAGGAGGCTTTTTGATGGGATTCGTGTCAAAGACGTCATCTCTTGGAACGCCATGATTGCAGGTTCGCGATTCCTTTCTCATCATGCAACTTGGCTCATACTGAAGATCTAAGAATTGTGACGTTGCTTGTATACATCTATATAATGCACACCAATCCATGGTGGCTGTTGACATCTGCAGGCTGGTGCTGAGGTTGTGCATCAGTCTCTCACCTACTTGTTTCAGTGTGTGCATTCGCATAAGTTAGTGATTctgaatgttttttttttgtttgaacaaTTGGGAATGTGTGGTGGCAGTTCTACATCTCTAATGAACTTTTTAGCTAAGAtacaaatacaagtcatgaaaGTTTCTTGTTCTCTCCGAAACGTACAAAAATTATGCTTGTTGTGATTTATTGATTTCTTAATTGGCcgctttaaaatttaaattgtttggaacacatgctcctatttggattttttgtgttttgaaatATATTCAGTTGGACTGTTGAATGGATGAAGCCTTGGACTAAAGTTATTCACACTTTTAATTTGTGTATAATCCCTAAATTGTTGTTGGAGTGAGAGCCATTTCAATTTTGTTTGTACAGGGGGGATTTAGCAAACATAATAAATACAAAAGTTCTGTGCCTAGATCTCTTCTTTTGTTTCTCATGCTGCCACTGAACCTTCAAAATCCTCACATTTCACATGTCCATATTTCTGCAGGATATGTTCATAATGGACACGGGGAAGAAGCTTTGAAATTGCACATCATAATGCTCAGAGAAGGTGAGAAACCAGATCATGCGACTCTCATTGCAATCCTGACAGTGTGTTCTGCCCTTGCTTTGCTCAGACAAGGAAGATCAACACATGCTGTTGGCACCAAAACATTGTTGGAATCTAGCACATCCTTTTGTAATGCTTTGATGACAATGTATAGCAAGTGCGGCGATGTCGGTGAGTCCGAGTTAGTATTCCTAAATCTTAAAAGCCAGGATATTGTGTCGTGGAACACAATAATTGCGGCATATGCACAACATGGCAAATATCATAAAGCTATTTCTCTCTTCCATGAGATGGAAACACGAGGACTGATACCAAATGATATTACCATCCTTAGTGTGCTATCAGCATGTGGGCATGTTGGCAGGGTGGATGACAGCTTGGAACTATTTGATCTTATGACATTCAAATACGCGACATCTCCAAAAGCTGAACACTATGCTTGTATTGTGGATATATTGGGCCGAGCAGGACAATTCGAGAAAGCGTGTAGTTACATAAAAGAGATGCCATTTGAAGCTGAGAAGAATGTTTGGGGTGCATTGTTGGGGGCTTCGAAGACTCATGGTAATGTGCAGTTGGGTGAATTTGCTGCGAAAATGCTTGTGCAGTCAGACTCAGGAAGTTCAGGGCCTTACGTGATGCTTTCGAATATATATGCTGCTGCTGGCATGTGGGGTGATGTCAATCGAGTAAGAGGACAAATGAAGGAAAAAGGTGTGAAGAAACAACCTGGATACAGCTGGACTGAGATTGCTAATCAAGTTCATATGTTTGTGGGTGGTGATGCATCTCACCCAGAGATGAACAAGATCACTTCTGAGCTAAGAAAAATCAGCTTTCATATGCAAATGATGGCCAATGGAACTCATACAGTAGTAGAGCTGGTCCAAGAATgtggatactagtgtgtttttcaTACCCTCCGTGCTCTCATGCCATTTGCAACATCTGCTGTCAGAATCTCTCTTTGTGAGTTCAAGGATCAAAATCACgggcaatttttttttctaaCACACGCCTAAGAGTGGGTCATTATATATTAGAAGAAAACCGTCAGAAGACGGGAGCATTACAAGATTGTAGCAGAGCTACAAGAGAGTTGAGAGAAAGAAAAAAGACTGTACAAGGCTAACTTTTGTTAAGCCTGCAGGTGCTGATCTAGGTTGTCATCAGGAGGCCGGGCATGGAGAGGGAGCTGACGAAGTGCTCTAGCACCAGGAAGCATCCAAAGCTTTGCTCCTTCGAGGATCGACTGGACTAGGTTTTGTCTGTTTGGTGCGGTGTTTTTAAAGACAGTGTCATTGCGCGTCTTCCAGAGCCTCCACATAGTTAGGATGATGATGGACCTGGCTCCTTTCTTGACTGAGGGTTCAGTATTCATCACAGCAGTTTCGAACCAGGGGTTGAACTCCTCGTCGTGGCCTGGAATGCATGACTGAATGTTTAGCTGGCTGCAGATGTCGAACAACACTTGCTGAGAGAATGAGCATTGAATCATAAGGTGGCCTATGGATTCTTCCTCCTGGTCACATAGAGCACATGCGTCATCGTTGGAGAGGCCGTGGCGCATGCGCCGCTGAGCTGTCCAGCAGCGAGCCAGGGAAAGACTTTGCATTTCAGGGGAGCCCAACACTCCCAGATGGATTGGTGGTGGGGGGATCTAGCCATGCCTTCAAAGAGAGCAGAGTATGCAGATTTGACAGAGTACTCTCCAGAGGCGGTGAAGTTTCACGTGATTCCTTCCTTAGAATCTGGAATGAGGTGTTGGTCAGTCAGTGTTTCAACAAGGTTCAGAAACTGCCCAATAGCTTCAGCAGATAGCGCACCTTATATGTGTCTGATCCAAGCATTTCCTGGAGCACCAATGCCACTTTCCGAGTTCTGAAAGCGCGTTTGCCAACACCAGCGATGACGGCAGGTGCTAGGTCGACGATGCTTTGCCCTGCGATCCAACGGTCAGACCAGAAGAAGATTCTGGCACCATCGCCCAACTGAACTTTGGTTGCTGCATGAATCAGGGTGTCGATGTGCTTGTTTGTTTTGATCGGAAAGTTCCTCCAGGGCTTCGTTGCGTCAACAGGACTCAGCCACGACCATTTGGCTCTGAGGGCCCAGCTCATCCTTTCGATGTCAAGCACTCCAAGACCACCGAGCTCAGCCGGGCGGCGGACCTCGTTCCAGGCTACTGCACAGCTGCCGCCGCCATCGTCACGACCTGAAGCCCAGAAAAATGTCCTCTGACATTTGATAATGGCCTCCCTGATTGGTTTTGGTATTTCTGTGGCAAGCATGATGTGGATGGGCGTCGCAGCAAGTACGGATTTGATCAAGACAAGCTGATCACCCTTGGACAGAAGACCGGCACGCCATCCAGAGAGTTTGTCATGCAAGTTATCAATCAGTGGCTGTAGGTCCTGAATGCGAAGCTTCCAAAGGGACAGAGGGACCCCAAGGTAGGGGATGGGAAAGTCTTTTATTGGGCAGAGGAGATGCTGTGCAATGTTCTGACGCTCATGCTCGCTGCATCTAATGGGTGTAGCGGTGCTCTTGAGGATGTTGGTGTGCAGCTCATTTGCCTCTCCGAAAATATGCAGGAGTTCTCTGATTGTCTCACAGTCAGCCACAGTTGGCTTGATGAGAACGACAGTGTCATCAGTGTACAGAGAGGTGCAACATGCTCCCCGACTACCTTGCAGATTATCGAGCAGTCCGAGCCGTGCAGCAATATAAACAAGGAGGTGAAATATTTCCATGACTAGTGCTATTTGTAGAAATCTCCTAGTGGGATGTGCTTGATGCAATTTTAGTTTGGTCCATTTGGACATAAGGAGCTCTAATGTTCTGGTGAAATTGACATCATTAACATTACAAAAGGTTGATCTTCTGTGAGCTCTTTGTTCCTCTTCTGTACCATATGTTATCATTAAATGGGATTAGCTTCATTGCCGCAAAATTCAGTCTACAAAGGTTGGTCAGCAGCATAGATAAAATTAAGCACGGACAAACAATCTTCTTAGAGAAGAGAGCAGTACGTACATATGGTTTGCTTTAAAGGGAAGTCACTTGTATACTGATAAGTGATAACATGAGGGTGACATTTTCCTTGGCAGAACATTGTTCTAGCTTCTGCTATTGCAAACGAGAGTTGAATAGCTGCATGCTTTATTTTGCTTTGGATAAATTGTGGGCTGATAGTTTTCCATTAATAATCTCGAGAGCTTATGATTGCTTATGGGGACTGCGATGCAGTTTCAGTTGATTTTAATGCAACAAACATATAAACACTAAACTTGCAACACCTAGACAAAGAAAGGTAGACCTGGGCAACTGGGTATTTTATTTTACCCGACAATACTATTTTTGTTACCTGTAAAAAATATTTATGTTTAGAGAGCAATAGACCAACAATGCAAGTTCAGTTGTTAATAAAAAAAATCTTTGCTTCTGTAGATATATTAATGAAGTATTTTCCTAAATCATAAACAGGTTTTGCAGACTAATGGCAAGACAAGGACTACTCAACTGCATATTACTAGATTTTTGCATTAACCTGAAACAACACGAGAATTCCCACGTCAAGATTTATGAGGTAACAGATTGAAATGTGTGGGAAGCATATGTCAAGCACCCCTAGAAAGTGCCAGTTTTCATATTCTCACTATCTGTATGCCTTACATGTATGTTACATTCTttgtagtttacatatgtaaaactGAATGGAAAAAGGGTTTACTTTCCACTTGGAGCATCTCATTTTGTCGAGCATTACAATATCTTTTGTTCAAGGGAAGCAAAATGTGAGTTGTATACTTGTATTTAGTAACTGCTTAGTGCCTAAGGATGCTAGACTACACTTTGAGGGTTTCTTTTCTTCATTATGTCACCAAATTTCCTAAgaattgtcctcttgttctgcctTGCAGGGCTCCTAATATCCTTCTGATGAGGAGATCTTTCAACATCAGAGTACATATCATCTGCTCCCACATACCTTCCTTTCCTCTCGCCTCCTCCCACGGGATCTCTGGGTGATGCTTCTGCTGAGGTTCTGGTCGACTCTGAACTGAACATAGCATCAATCATATCCTTCAATTCTTTAATGCTACTCTGCGCAGCAGCCTCACTGACCTTCAAGGACTCGTATTCTTGCACAATGCTCTTTAAGGCACTGTC contains the following coding sequences:
- the LOC124670655 gene encoding pentatricopeptide repeat-containing protein At1g56690, mitochondrial-like; the protein is MHRARAPATVASRALVRDNQRITALARAGDLAAARRVFDAMPRRDVVSWNALLTALWRGGRDLPAARRLFDDMPSRNVISWNSVVAGCLAHGDLPAASAYFARTPRRNVASWNAMLAGLVRLGRMEDARRLFGEMPERNVVSFTTMVDGLARRGEVARAREVFEEMPERNLVSWAAMISGYVENGMFGEARKLFEAMPEKNVVACTAMITGYCKEGDVESARRLFDGIRVKDVISWNAMIAGYVHNGHGEEALKLHIIMLREGEKPDHATLIAILTVCSALALLRQGRSTHAVGTKTLLESSTSFCNALMTMYSKCGDVGESELVFLNLKSQDIVSWNTIIAAYAQHGKYHKAISLFHEMETRGLIPNDITILSVLSACGHVGRVDDSLELFDLMTFKYATSPKAEHYACIVDILGRAGQFEKACSYIKEMPFEAEKNVWGALLGASKTHGNVQLGEFAAKMLVQSDSGSSGPYVMLSNIYAAAGMWGDVNRVRGQMKEKGVKKQPGYSWTEIANQVHMFVGGDASHPEMNKITSELRKISFHMQMMANGTHTVVELVQECGY